The Aggregatilinea lenta genome includes a region encoding these proteins:
- a CDS encoding WD40 repeat domain-containing protein: MDEETSISESHDEDAPQVFAVSKDAGGAWKFNRRDFVKTAGAVAAAGTLAGCSSEPEMRPTRLPTGTPDLVSFAPSSSGVAHDGNVLALLFHPDGKLLASGGSDATRLWSLPDGALLKTVDGWTDTLAIGSNGNLLVSGNRPVKVSSIVEESSVKEIDGFHFIVSSDESLLVVVGVERTALYSLPEVTLVKNLGDTNPAIAVSPD; the protein is encoded by the coding sequence ATGGATGAGGAAACCTCCATATCCGAATCGCACGATGAGGACGCGCCGCAGGTCTTCGCGGTGAGCAAAGACGCAGGTGGCGCGTGGAAATTCAACCGGCGCGACTTCGTGAAGACGGCAGGCGCTGTTGCCGCAGCGGGCACGCTGGCGGGTTGCTCGTCTGAACCTGAAATGCGTCCGACCCGGCTGCCTACAGGAACCCCGGATCTAGTTTCTTTTGCCCCTTCATCGAGCGGAGTAGCGCATGATGGAAACGTGTTAGCATTATTATTCCACCCTGACGGTAAACTGCTGGCCTCAGGGGGAAGCGACGCCACAAGATTATGGTCCCTACCAGACGGCGCACTGCTTAAGACGGTGGACGGGTGGACTGACACTCTCGCGATAGGGTCCAATGGAAACCTATTGGTATCAGGTAATCGGCCAGTCAAAGTATCGTCAATAGTTGAGGAATCATCCGTAAAGGAAATTGATGGGTTTCATTTTATAGTCAGTTCAGATGAAAGCCTGCTGGTAGTTGTTGGGGTTGAGAGGACTGCATTGTACTCACTACCCGAGGTCACTCTTGTTAAGAATCTTGGGGACACAAATCCCGCTATAGCTGTTAGCCCTGATTGA
- a CDS encoding radical SAM/SPASM domain-containing protein, with amino-acid sequence MDVYAIPIDGKYILYRPLLKLAFIGNRSMADLALRLANQQDNGTSTPDAPADVLAFLDQIGFLQPDPAPPPPPNPEFRPVTAVLLMTNRCTLRCTYCYADAGILPPEDLSYELARAVIDQVASNAAEQHLPQFEICFHGGGEPTFAWDVMTRATVYARTQPVPAKVTTVSNGVWSARQRDWILHHLDGLTISLDGGPETQNRQRPLASGQGSSRHVMKTIRALDNANFDYGIRMTAVAPWRDRFAADVRFICEETGCKTIQVEPAFNMVRGEHGESSLAESEEFVAAFMEAFEIAAAAGRSLAYSGARPWLVTQTFCTAPYQALIVNAAGQVVACYEIASDNHVMAHISTIGAVRETQIAVDLPARDRMLGLLADKKQTQCADCFCRWHCAGDCYTRSFVVNGTTILPTTTRCHTNRQITAHLLLWNIMASGGVWRGQNLMVIPKRDC; translated from the coding sequence ATGGACGTTTACGCAATTCCCATCGACGGCAAATACATTCTCTACCGGCCACTGCTCAAGCTGGCATTCATCGGCAACCGGAGCATGGCCGATCTGGCGCTGCGGCTGGCCAATCAACAGGACAATGGGACGTCCACACCGGACGCCCCGGCGGACGTTCTGGCGTTTCTCGATCAGATCGGCTTTCTCCAACCAGACCCCGCGCCTCCCCCGCCGCCTAATCCTGAGTTCCGCCCGGTGACGGCGGTGCTGCTGATGACCAACCGCTGTACGCTGCGCTGCACGTATTGTTATGCGGATGCGGGCATTCTCCCGCCCGAAGATCTGTCCTATGAACTGGCGCGGGCAGTGATCGATCAGGTGGCGAGCAACGCGGCGGAGCAGCATCTGCCGCAGTTTGAAATCTGTTTTCATGGCGGCGGCGAACCCACTTTCGCCTGGGACGTGATGACGCGAGCCACTGTCTACGCTCGCACGCAGCCCGTACCCGCCAAGGTAACGACGGTCAGCAATGGCGTATGGTCGGCGCGCCAGCGTGATTGGATTCTGCATCACCTCGACGGCCTGACGATCTCGCTCGACGGAGGGCCAGAGACGCAGAACCGACAGCGCCCGCTCGCGTCCGGGCAGGGATCATCTCGACACGTCATGAAGACCATCCGCGCGCTGGATAACGCAAACTTCGACTATGGCATTCGCATGACGGCGGTTGCGCCCTGGCGGGACCGGTTCGCGGCGGACGTGCGCTTTATCTGCGAGGAAACCGGCTGCAAAACTATCCAGGTCGAGCCAGCCTTCAACATGGTGCGCGGGGAGCATGGCGAATCGTCATTGGCCGAGAGTGAGGAGTTCGTCGCGGCCTTTATGGAAGCGTTCGAGATCGCAGCAGCGGCGGGGCGGAGCCTCGCCTATTCAGGCGCGCGGCCCTGGCTCGTGACACAGACGTTTTGCACCGCACCTTATCAGGCGCTTATCGTCAACGCCGCCGGACAGGTTGTCGCCTGTTACGAGATCGCCAGCGACAATCATGTCATGGCTCACATTTCCACCATCGGTGCGGTGCGTGAAACGCAGATCGCGGTGGATCTGCCCGCTCGGGATCGGATGTTAGGTTTGCTGGCGGACAAAAAGCAGACGCAGTGCGCGGACTGTTTCTGCCGCTGGCACTGTGCTGGGGACTGTTACACGCGGTCCTTTGTGGTAAATGGTACTACAATTCTCCCGACGACGACGCGGTGCCATACCAACCGGCAGATTACCGCGCACCTGCTGCTGTGGAACATCATGGCGAGCGGTGGGGTCTGGCGTGGGCAGAATTTGATGGTGATTCCAAAACGAGATTGTTAG
- a CDS encoding WD40 repeat domain-containing protein — MSDEEDQSHAREEPQVFAVNKEIGGKWKFNRRDFMTTAATATAVGALAGCNPGDQTKSESLRTPAATLPPTFSPDEIGQACASLRTTSDISALAISPDGTLLAAASGTQIKLWDLSTKRVIAALDGHSIQIQALAMTPDQKLLVSGGGDGTIRLWSLPDGSLIKTLPQDSDWVTALSISPDGSYLASANSSGLIKLWSLPEGAVAQDFNAHDDWIEDLLFTPDGLMLLSASRDHAIKVWSLAEKAVVNTLEGHTNIVTCLAISPDGSTLASGSTDNDVKLWSLPEGVVLNTLKGHLTWISDVAISPDGTLLMSASDDKTIRLWSLPNGDLLNTLTDGIADTVQAMALDGSRLFTGDRAGLIVIRSLPQGTVESCLVDELDQQDLPPQALIAGVTLSTGETVILPCGYSLPAGATCNCNCVVASTYGAECGCVGHTSTSQCTCDTVCTCDAVCSCVGNCSCNSQGSSSGGHYWHPN; from the coding sequence ATGTCGGATGAAGAGGATCAATCTCACGCCCGCGAGGAACCGCAAGTCTTCGCCGTGAATAAGGAGATTGGCGGGAAATGGAAATTCAACCGGCGCGACTTTATGACTACAGCAGCGACCGCGACGGCTGTAGGAGCGTTGGCCGGATGCAATCCGGGTGACCAAACGAAATCCGAATCGCTGCGGACCCCCGCCGCGACATTGCCACCAACTTTCAGCCCGGATGAGATCGGGCAAGCGTGCGCAAGCCTGCGAACCACCAGCGATATTAGCGCCCTCGCCATCTCACCCGATGGCACGCTGCTGGCTGCCGCCAGTGGCACTCAAATCAAATTGTGGGATTTATCCACCAAGCGTGTGATTGCAGCCCTGGATGGGCATTCGATCCAAATCCAAGCGCTTGCGATGACCCCCGACCAAAAACTTCTGGTTTCAGGCGGGGGAGACGGAACAATCCGCCTGTGGTCGCTGCCCGATGGCTCATTGATCAAGACGTTACCGCAAGACTCGGACTGGGTGACCGCACTGTCCATTTCGCCGGATGGATCGTATTTGGCGTCGGCAAATAGCAGCGGCCTGATCAAGCTGTGGTCCCTGCCTGAAGGCGCGGTCGCCCAGGATTTCAACGCCCACGATGATTGGATCGAAGACCTGCTCTTCACACCCGATGGCCTGATGCTCCTGTCTGCTAGCCGGGATCACGCCATCAAGGTGTGGTCGCTGGCCGAAAAAGCAGTCGTCAATACGCTGGAGGGACATACCAACATTGTGACCTGCCTCGCCATCAGCCCCGATGGAAGCACGTTGGCATCAGGCAGCACGGATAACGATGTCAAATTATGGTCTCTGCCGGAAGGTGTCGTGCTTAACACGCTGAAAGGGCATCTCACCTGGATAAGTGATGTGGCGATTTCCCCTGACGGAACGCTGCTGATGTCGGCGAGTGATGATAAAACGATCCGGCTGTGGTCGCTGCCCAACGGTGACTTGCTCAATACCTTGACGGACGGGATCGCGGATACCGTTCAGGCGATGGCGCTGGATGGATCTCGGCTGTTTACGGGAGACCGGGCAGGCCTGATCGTGATCCGCTCGCTCCCGCAGGGAACCGTTGAATCATGCCTCGTCGATGAGCTGGACCAGCAGGATCTACCCCCCCAGGCACTCATCGCCGGGGTCACACTGTCCACCGGCGAGACGGTCATCTTACCCTGTGGCTACTCGCTTCCAGCCGGGGCAACTTGTAACTGCAACTGCGTCGTGGCCAGCACCTATGGCGCAGAATGCGGCTGCGTGGGCCATACAAGCACTTCCCAATGTACCTGCGACACGGTGTGCACATGCGATGCCGTCTGCTCGTGCGTCGGCAATTGCAGCTGCAACTCACAAGGCTCTAGCAGCGGCGGTCATTACTGGCACCCGAATTAA
- a CDS encoding radical SAM/SPASM domain-containing protein, producing MPIWPQSPSPTGSDSIFTVPVFDDVLVYAPLKNIAALVNRRAAQMLQVCPPQPNDISENTALAELLRELAEQCTTPVPRQGNFVPTMLGILPTRGCNFACQYCGFLTPNETNLTMSRDTARAAVDWYMNQVRDHQEPYAKIHFFGGEPFYAPHIVEEVVELARKRARELHITVVFEVTTNGAFGEARCAWVGANIDSVVLSFDGPADIQNLHRPFRDGKATFNAVYRTAKHLSASSAQLCLRACVTQATVSRMPDIAAWFCQEFSPAVVSFEPVQTSPWSQTAQLQPPDPWEFARRFVDAARALEAYGVPLVYAAADTTVRHVTFCPVGDDAAIVAPDGSVNACYLLPREWEAKGLDLQLGQITSEGADVKPTALDRVRRQNVLNKPFCEKCFCKWHCAGGCHVNHTLEVEQGQFDRLCIQARIITLYRILRDLDQEALALRLLNDLTALERVVWQSSDVPEGQEFN from the coding sequence ATGCCCATCTGGCCGCAGTCTCCGTCTCCGACCGGTTCGGATAGTATCTTCACCGTCCCAGTGTTCGATGATGTACTAGTCTATGCCCCGCTCAAGAACATCGCTGCCCTGGTCAATCGACGCGCTGCACAGATGCTCCAGGTATGCCCCCCCCAGCCAAACGACATATCGGAGAACACTGCGCTGGCAGAACTACTCCGCGAACTCGCCGAACAGTGCACCACACCCGTGCCGCGCCAGGGTAACTTCGTGCCCACAATGCTCGGAATATTGCCGACGCGGGGATGCAATTTTGCGTGCCAGTACTGTGGATTTCTAACCCCTAACGAAACAAACCTTACCATGAGCCGGGATACGGCGCGGGCGGCAGTGGACTGGTACATGAACCAAGTCCGGGATCACCAAGAACCGTATGCCAAGATCCACTTCTTTGGTGGAGAACCGTTTTATGCTCCGCACATCGTGGAAGAAGTGGTTGAGCTAGCCCGTAAGCGCGCACGTGAGCTTCACATCACCGTGGTGTTCGAAGTCACGACAAACGGTGCATTCGGTGAGGCACGTTGCGCCTGGGTGGGCGCAAACATTGACTCGGTGGTACTGTCCTTCGATGGCCCCGCAGATATACAGAACCTCCACCGGCCCTTTCGCGACGGGAAGGCCACCTTCAACGCCGTTTACCGAACTGCAAAGCACCTCTCTGCCAGCTCAGCACAACTATGCCTGCGCGCATGTGTCACGCAGGCGACCGTGAGCCGAATGCCTGACATTGCGGCCTGGTTCTGCCAGGAATTTAGCCCCGCCGTCGTCAGCTTCGAGCCCGTCCAGACATCACCCTGGTCCCAGACTGCTCAATTGCAGCCCCCCGACCCCTGGGAGTTTGCGCGACGTTTCGTCGACGCCGCCCGCGCGCTCGAAGCCTACGGCGTGCCCCTCGTGTATGCTGCCGCCGATACTACAGTGCGCCACGTCACCTTCTGTCCCGTGGGGGATGATGCCGCAATCGTCGCGCCCGATGGTTCCGTCAACGCCTGTTACCTGCTACCCCGCGAATGGGAAGCAAAGGGACTCGACCTGCAGTTGGGGCAGATTACCAGCGAGGGCGCTGACGTCAAACCAACCGCGCTTGACCGCGTGCGCAGGCAAAACGTGCTGAATAAGCCGTTTTGTGAGAAGTGCTTCTGCAAATGGCACTGTGCGGGTGGTTGTCACGTCAACCATACCTTGGAGGTCGAGCAGGGACAGTTCGATCGGTTATGCATCCAGGCTCGAATCATAACGCTCTATCGCATCCTACGAGATCTGGACCAGGAAGCGCTCGCATTGCGCCTACTCAATGACCTCACGGCACTGGAACGAGTGGTGTGGCAGTCCAGCGATGTTCCGGAAGGCCAGGAGTTCAATTAG
- a CDS encoding transposase: MRTVRDECLDKLIIINERHLRRVLTGYIAYDTARRPHQGLEHESPLGLAASPEGPIRYRNVLGGIIRVYYGEAA; encoded by the coding sequence GTGCGAACCGTCCGTGATGAGTGCCTGGACAAGCTGATCATCATCAACGAGCGCCATCTGCGCCGAGTTTTGACCGGGTACATCGCCTACGACACTGCGCGTCGGCCACACCAGGGACTTGAGCACGAAAGTCCACTCGGACTGGCGGCCTCACCCGAAGGGCCGATTCGCTATCGCAACGTGCTCGGGGGCATCATCCGCGTCTACTATGGTGAGGCTGCCTGA
- a CDS encoding nSTAND1 domain-containing NTPase has protein sequence MSAELEIRTLGGLSICLSGKLITGFDSRKAPALLVYLACTRCSHPREELAEFLWEERSQTQALSNLRVALTSLRRTVGPFMSITRQSVGIHWDGDVWLDAAAFETRLNTAGTDVARLAEAVDLYSGDFLAGFYIDSTAFESWATRERERLRLVVMDGLDRLAVRHTELGSFQAGISAATRLLGLDPLREESHRLLIDLLWKSGQRAKALDQYTICRQVLIDELGIEPSAETTGLFERVRAGEQPSPQVRQAIRGYIIRDCIGVGGFGEVYRAWQPVVDREVAIKVIRPGYANQPDFIRRFETEAQLVAQLEHPHIVPLYDFWREPDGAFLVTRLLRQSLHARLKSGPLSLSDCARVVEQVAAALTVAHRAGVIHHDLKPANVLLDDDGNAYLSDFGIARVLGAAPHTVQEGTMTETPTYLSPEQIRGDPVGVQSDLYCFGVLVYECLAGQSPFPARLSALQLLDTLLSSPPPSLRDTRPELPAALDEVISHAMAVDPAQRYRDALELAAAFRQAVGADSWQGGSPDVHAWTPAHHLVVQRNPYKGLRAFSEADAGDFYGREALTDRLVARLSEDHPFARFLAVVGPSGSGKSSVAKAGLLPALRRGMLPGSDSWFIAEMLPGTHPLDELEIALLRVATQKPPSLVEQLERDERGLARAARLVLAENGELLLLIDQFEEVFMLVEEEAHARHFLDLIFAAVTDPHCPLRVVITLRADFYDRPLMIPDFCELVRQRTEVIVPLTRAELEHAVIGPAERAGITVEPALLAVVVSEVGERPSALPMLQYALTELYERRSDHTLSLDAYRALGGVMGVLAQRADEIYDSLDENRQSVAQQIFLRLVTLGDGAEDTRRRTRQSELLAIDGEAVTDVLKAFGQPRLLTFDYDPITREPTVEVAHEAIIREWRLLHLWLDESRDDIRQQRLLAAAAAEWKCSAQDRSYLLGGSRLSQFQGWAARTGITLTTDERQFLSTSVAEEQNRQIRRRRVRNTAFGTVIAVALIMTVLALVAFDREQQAQEERTKAESEATINRSLVLSGNAQQAFDSGESDLALALALEAVNGEQPPAEAVRTLSTVAFGMGTRALLRNQGNRVKAVAFSSDSNLGLSGSCAKLVEGVCTQGELIVWDIQSATELRRLGGHTDWVTSVAFDPTTPERALSTSEDGTLILWNVETGELIRRFEGHTGSVTSVAFSIDGRTALSGSDDHTAILWEVATGQIIRRFEGHNDGITAVAFSPDQHLAAAGGDSADPKILLWEVDTGEVVHSLVEPGSRALTINFRTNKQGQTLLFELSFDTVYREWNIDTGRLVRSASIANTPSGISISPDGRNELECEGNVCNWMDVTSWTPVNLILTPSRQLIRANAVSPDGRFALIGSDAGEVILVNLPVSPEIRRFHAEGGLSTVDISPDGRYLLTGGYDGGVAILWDAQTGQEVRRLDGLESQILSARFSPDGRQALICSSATFSGTAANKVVLWDIETGEVLHELMGHTFLPRASTFSPDGRTALTGTIQWGTAWEEEGVEGELILWDLTAGQEIRRFEPTGSILDISISPDGRKAVTANSVYDHVTLWDISTGQRIRQVDHIAAAVLFTADSRYFLTGSEGGFIFLVDAETGADVRFFTAPSARFWAFDISPDQKYVLAGGHQGLLVVWSFETGEELQRFWGRSYSTVLWNVVFSPDGQTAYSSTFGPQEDVIQWRITDWPLDDLFAWVRENRYVRDFTCEERAQYRIEPLCE, from the coding sequence ATGAGCGCCGAACTTGAGATCCGGACGTTGGGCGGTTTGTCAATCTGCCTGAGCGGAAAACTGATCACCGGGTTCGATTCACGCAAGGCCCCAGCGCTGCTGGTCTACCTGGCCTGCACCAGATGCTCTCATCCGCGTGAGGAGCTAGCTGAATTCTTGTGGGAGGAACGCTCCCAAACGCAAGCACTCTCCAATCTGCGTGTGGCACTGACAAGCCTGCGCCGGACTGTTGGTCCTTTCATGTCCATTACCCGCCAGTCGGTTGGCATTCATTGGGACGGTGACGTCTGGCTGGATGCTGCTGCGTTCGAGACGCGGCTCAACACAGCCGGGACGGATGTGGCGCGGTTGGCCGAAGCCGTAGACCTGTACTCAGGGGATTTCCTGGCGGGATTCTATATCGACAGCACGGCATTTGAGTCGTGGGCCACCCGCGAACGTGAACGGCTACGGCTGGTCGTCATGGATGGCCTGGATCGTCTCGCTGTTCGCCACACCGAGTTGGGTAGTTTCCAGGCTGGCATCAGTGCAGCCACACGTCTGCTGGGCCTAGATCCGCTGCGCGAGGAAAGCCACCGTCTATTGATTGACCTGCTGTGGAAGTCCGGGCAACGTGCCAAAGCGCTCGACCAATACACAATTTGCCGCCAAGTCCTGATCGACGAACTTGGGATCGAGCCAAGTGCCGAGACAACCGGCCTCTTCGAGCGCGTTCGTGCCGGTGAGCAGCCCTCGCCCCAGGTCAGGCAAGCCATCCGTGGCTACATAATTCGCGACTGCATTGGCGTGGGTGGCTTTGGCGAGGTCTACCGCGCGTGGCAGCCCGTGGTCGACCGCGAGGTGGCGATCAAGGTCATCCGTCCTGGTTACGCCAACCAGCCCGACTTCATCCGCCGCTTTGAGACCGAGGCTCAGCTTGTAGCGCAACTCGAACACCCGCACATTGTGCCGCTCTATGATTTCTGGCGCGAGCCGGACGGCGCGTTTCTCGTCACGCGCCTGCTGCGCCAGAGTCTGCATGCCCGTCTCAAAAGCGGTCCTCTTTCGCTTAGCGACTGCGCACGTGTTGTCGAGCAAGTCGCCGCGGCTTTGACCGTAGCGCACCGCGCAGGTGTGATCCACCACGACCTGAAGCCGGCCAATGTGCTGCTAGATGACGATGGCAATGCTTATCTGAGCGATTTTGGTATTGCGAGGGTGCTTGGCGCGGCGCCGCACACCGTGCAAGAAGGGACAATGACTGAGACGCCGACATACCTTTCACCGGAACAGATCCGTGGTGATCCGGTCGGAGTGCAATCCGATCTCTACTGCTTCGGCGTGCTGGTATACGAATGTCTTGCCGGTCAGTCGCCATTCCCGGCAAGACTATCCGCCCTCCAGCTGCTTGACACGCTGCTCAGTTCTCCTCCTCCCTCGCTCCGCGATACGCGTCCCGAGCTACCAGCAGCACTCGACGAAGTCATCTCGCACGCGATGGCAGTTGACCCAGCACAACGTTACCGGGATGCATTGGAACTGGCGGCTGCATTTCGCCAGGCGGTGGGCGCTGATTCCTGGCAGGGTGGCTCTCCTGATGTTCACGCATGGACGCCCGCCCATCATCTAGTCGTGCAGCGCAATCCCTACAAAGGTTTGCGCGCGTTCAGCGAGGCAGACGCCGGCGATTTTTATGGTCGTGAAGCCCTCACCGACCGGCTCGTCGCCCGGCTGTCGGAGGACCACCCGTTCGCGCGGTTTCTGGCCGTCGTTGGCCCCAGCGGCAGCGGCAAGTCAAGCGTCGCCAAAGCCGGGCTGCTGCCTGCCCTGCGACGCGGCATGCTGCCAGGCTCGGACAGTTGGTTCATAGCTGAGATGCTGCCCGGGACCCATCCCCTGGACGAGCTGGAAATCGCGCTCCTGCGGGTTGCCACTCAGAAGCCCCCCAGCCTGGTCGAGCAGTTGGAACGCGATGAGCGCGGTTTAGCACGCGCGGCACGGCTGGTGCTGGCGGAGAATGGCGAACTGCTGTTGCTCATCGACCAATTCGAGGAGGTGTTCATGCTGGTCGAGGAAGAAGCGCACGCGCGACACTTCCTTGATCTGATCTTTGCCGCTGTGACCGATCCACACTGTCCGCTGCGTGTGGTCATCACTCTGCGCGCTGACTTCTATGACCGCCCATTAATGATCCCCGATTTCTGTGAGCTAGTGCGCCAGCGCACAGAGGTGATTGTACCCCTCACACGCGCCGAACTGGAACACGCCGTCATTGGCCCGGCGGAACGTGCCGGGATCACCGTAGAGCCAGCTTTGCTGGCGGTAGTAGTGAGCGAGGTGGGCGAGCGGCCAAGTGCTCTGCCGATGCTGCAATATGCCCTGACCGAGTTATATGAGCGTCGCAGCGATCATACTCTTTCGCTTGATGCTTATCGGGCGCTTGGTGGTGTAATGGGTGTGTTGGCACAGCGCGCGGACGAAATCTACGACAGCCTCGACGAGAACCGGCAATCTGTTGCTCAACAAATCTTCTTGCGGTTAGTAACGCTCGGCGATGGGGCCGAGGACACCCGCCGTCGCACCCGACAATCGGAGCTCCTTGCCATCGACGGCGAAGCAGTCACCGATGTCCTGAAAGCTTTTGGCCAACCGCGCCTGTTAACCTTCGATTACGACCCGATCACACGCGAGCCTACAGTCGAGGTTGCCCACGAGGCAATCATCCGTGAGTGGCGGCTTCTGCACTTATGGTTGGACGAGAGCCGGGACGATATCCGCCAGCAACGCCTGCTCGCGGCTGCCGCTGCCGAGTGGAAGTGCTCCGCCCAGGATCGAAGCTACCTCTTAGGCGGTTCTCGGCTGTCGCAGTTCCAGGGATGGGCAGCGCGTACCGGTATCACCTTGACCACAGACGAACGCCAATTCCTGTCGACCAGTGTCGCCGAGGAGCAAAACAGGCAAATCCGGCGTCGTCGCGTGCGGAATACTGCATTTGGAACAGTGATCGCGGTGGCGCTGATCATGACGGTGCTGGCGCTGGTGGCCTTCGACCGCGAGCAGCAAGCTCAAGAGGAGCGCACTAAGGCCGAAAGTGAGGCTACGATCAACCGTAGTTTGGTGCTGTCCGGTAATGCGCAGCAGGCGTTTGATAGCGGAGAATCTGACCTGGCACTGGCGTTGGCACTCGAAGCGGTCAACGGGGAACAGCCGCCAGCGGAGGCTGTCCGAACCCTGTCGACAGTGGCATTTGGCATGGGCACGCGTGCGCTGCTCCGCAACCAGGGCAACAGAGTGAAAGCAGTGGCATTCAGCTCAGACTCAAATCTGGGACTGTCCGGCAGTTGCGCGAAGCTGGTCGAGGGGGTCTGTACCCAGGGCGAATTGATCGTGTGGGACATTCAGTCTGCAACCGAACTGCGCCGCTTGGGCGGTCATACGGACTGGGTCACGAGTGTAGCATTTGACCCCACCACACCAGAACGCGCGCTCTCCACGTCGGAAGATGGCACGCTAATTCTCTGGAACGTCGAAACGGGCGAGCTCATTCGCCGCTTTGAAGGCCATACCGGCAGCGTAACCAGTGTCGCTTTCAGTATTGATGGCAGGACAGCCCTCTCGGGATCGGACGATCACACCGCGATCTTGTGGGAAGTCGCGACAGGGCAAATCATCCGTCGCTTCGAGGGACACAATGATGGTATCACTGCAGTTGCGTTCAGTCCTGATCAGCACCTCGCAGCCGCCGGGGGTGACTCCGCCGATCCGAAAATCCTGCTGTGGGAAGTAGATACCGGCGAGGTTGTTCACTCACTGGTGGAACCCGGTTCACGTGCGCTGACCATCAATTTCCGGACTAACAAACAGGGCCAGACACTCCTATTCGAACTCAGTTTCGATACCGTGTATCGAGAGTGGAATATTGACACAGGCAGGCTTGTTCGTTCAGCGTCGATTGCCAATACACCATCTGGCATCTCTATATCCCCAGACGGCCGCAATGAACTGGAATGTGAAGGCAACGTATGCAATTGGATGGATGTCACTTCCTGGACACCTGTTAATCTGATTCTCACGCCATCGCGCCAACTCATTCGGGCGAATGCAGTCAGCCCTGACGGTCGATTTGCTCTGATTGGGAGTGACGCCGGTGAGGTGATCCTGGTCAATCTGCCGGTCAGCCCCGAAATTCGCCGCTTCCATGCCGAGGGGGGACTCAGCACTGTGGATATTAGTCCTGATGGGCGGTATCTGCTCACCGGAGGGTATGATGGCGGAGTGGCGATCCTGTGGGACGCTCAGACGGGCCAGGAAGTGCGACGTCTAGACGGATTGGAATCGCAAATTTTGTCTGCGCGTTTCAGTCCCGATGGACGGCAAGCATTGATCTGCTCCAGTGCCACCTTCAGTGGTACCGCAGCAAACAAGGTCGTGTTATGGGATATCGAAACTGGCGAAGTCCTCCATGAATTGATGGGACACACGTTCCTACCACGTGCGAGCACCTTCAGCCCGGATGGGCGCACTGCCCTCACGGGCACCATACAATGGGGCACGGCATGGGAGGAAGAGGGCGTTGAGGGCGAACTAATTTTGTGGGACCTGACAGCCGGTCAGGAAATCCGGCGCTTTGAACCAACCGGGTCGATCCTCGACATCAGCATCAGTCCGGATGGTCGTAAGGCTGTCACGGCGAACAGCGTCTACGATCACGTCACGTTGTGGGATATATCCACTGGACAGCGTATCCGCCAGGTCGACCATATCGCGGCTGCTGTGTTGTTTACAGCCGATTCGCGCTACTTTTTGACCGGCTCAGAGGGCGGCTTCATATTTCTGGTCGATGCGGAGACAGGCGCGGACGTCCGCTTCTTCACGGCACCATCAGCCAGATTCTGGGCGTTCGACATAAGCCCCGACCAAAAGTACGTGCTTGCCGGTGGTCATCAGGGACTATTAGTTGTGTGGAGTTTCGAAACCGGGGAGGAGCTTCAACGATTTTGGGGCCGTAGCTATTCGACGGTCTTGTGGAACGTTGTGTTTAGTCCCGACGGCCAGACGGCTTATTCGTCAACGTTCGGTCCACAGGAGGACGTGATCCAGTGGCGCATCACCGACTGGCCCCTGGACGACTTGTTCGCCTGGGTACGCGAAAATCGCTATGTACGCGATTTCACCTGCGAGGAGCGAGCGCAGTATCGTATCGAGCCGTTGTGTGAGTAG